A DNA window from Calliphora vicina chromosome 1, idCalVici1.1, whole genome shotgun sequence contains the following coding sequences:
- the pyd gene encoding tight junction protein ZO-1 isoform X6 has translation MKFPDYVPNNILGDRTTWEYHTVSVTRVPGYGFGIAVSGGRDNPHFANGDPSIAVSDVLKGGPAEDRLQVNDRIISVNGVSLENVEYATAVQVLRDSGNTVTLVVKRRVPLNMNTVSNNQHQHSHSMSNVGLNSLPNTNGTAMVVNPTNPNTMSQPNSLNSSLIQHNGQPGQPPIKVTLTKNSKKDDYGIVLGCRLFIKEISSKARDQLAANGYSLQEGDVITRIHNTNCADTMSLKEAKKIIDGCKERLNLVVLRDITNQPATTIVNQLNNSNTQPQNIYATHQPQLSNCSNNLDDPYLNGGATYSSQNLYVQPPTRSSNNGPPNGLNDEKSNLTPRGRSRGPIMDGVSLQQLDRPVTPPNGSTSRSRIDEPPRPPPPRGPNNAEDFYSSRRQLYEDDPLTRSRQSAEPRFISFQKEGSVGIRLTGGNEAGIFVTAVQPGSPASLQGLTPGDKILKVNDMDMHGVTREEAVLFLLSLQDRIDLIVQYCKEEYDEVVNNQRGDSFHIKTHFHCDNPSKGEMAFKAGDVFRVIDTLHNGVVGSWQVLKIGRGHQEMQRGVIPNKARAEELATAQFNATKKEMNANESRGNFFRRRRSTHRRSKSLSRENWDDVVFSDSISKFPAYERVVLRHPGFVRPVVIFGPISDLAREKLAKDYPDKFSTPLQDDDKTTNAKCRIVRLSNIRDIMDRGKHALLDITPNAVDRLNYAQFYPIVLFCKTDSKHVIKQLRQGMPKAAHKSSKKLLEQCQKLERVWSHIFSTQIVLNDEESWYRKLRDAIDLQQSGAVWMSETKPVESLSDDFLFPMTSNRLSYASSPESDLELSPGPSTSLSLGNLPQLVKSSSDPSIATNQDNLDRDRDIIGEGLPPPYTIPYDHSAQPPPNRRQTMDTSKYGGGYASNSNLLNSDPSTPSTRPQSLYGINAPDLPPRIDRQSKPGDVPVPPNNVTNTPNTTNTPSRSNSSGGTLGRSAQERLFGKPIVSDDVQAEYISRNAANSNNPDAIERHGMTSLERQARMNAAVQSKLPGATAQQNGSSYDSVSSYDSYNASQLTMQNLGRLGPNAPDDLKSVPNANAGRPLPPVVMTSQQADYARSTHDHRQYAGANDLNRQSSPGRPPYHDMNASRNIDPRNGTPQRPSNLGLDGSPRKVETKTDYGKYSRNNSASQADYNKIPKQTGAPPAHGMVVPPPNINGNMNGNSTPNGSGGPFKPVPPPKPKNYRPPLQNAGNANGPSQWAENGEPGSPRSPNGFYYPPAPQHHHYSQQTPGSPHTGANMQPTYGTNNNYGPATTPGYPPNANGYNGNPTSHHYNGGSGTGPYIAPHRGMPPPIGNLPPHTPERHGLDLAGSREQRGSAFELYRKPQIGTAGHHHNMSEMEPYDQQRYDDYYAMPPPQHPPPRSRSVPRYAHEMPPPPSSHDPNNYYSYGPPPLPPPHPSNVQPQYYGENEIHPPPPLPHKVKKKSMLKSPLTAIKNALIKTTKPLRRMNSMAEADRKPKSGLRRQHSMLERGMQRPYYPDEYPTYPAGFDERYHNGRGRSVPASAMRGSREQYYEQQNQQNYNHGHYGPQQDVMNSTYQNLETEDIYGHMGTVPRTGRERSYNEFNNGYPDHDDLYANRACIDLERRQAEAASAGQGRSGRKITRRHSTTTADRAAGRRHQMAPNGAQGPYQQDDIYQSKQGAYMLDNQRRAPNSEVMTRRRFYPGAANEQVEIHEPMYQSRREMQRERQNHHLYQTKQEMQERITQGKKDIEREFTPPHSGQPEIDNKTDKDPIYQSRRDIKESALKTRAQLRDQIYQTRREALDSMAEPGYVSKRDVGRPEPIYETKEESILQSRENETDEKKEEKTEIQTQAEINHEAEDEETLSRSELQKSSDTVIENTAINTNSPRKSAPLVQSEDDDLDVDTAKDFDRSEIPTVIENCHNQGMLEETENNMNETQDMSDDVFETPQAVSSPLVIEGPPIEPLEPPKPTLPLTPRTSRAPFHISNILKRTGPPPLKKLSESRTSIETQYTSQASLPVGPPNATSTPYTSNMSLPIAGPVPTSAPAAASSPGNGSFPTVPREPATCRGIFDCKGGTLADNIWNVSLQIPPGAIAPGVRQEIYFTVSDPRMGQAVGGPPLDMENGETMLSPLVMCGPQGLEFRVPVTLNIPHCAGRTTSLGLALKATDSEKNIHTEWDNIDLPSNAAAHTVSVKVDHF, from the exons AGTTAACGATCGCATTATCTCCGTTAACGGTGTCTCTCTGGAGAATGTTGAATACGCCACAGCTGTTCAAGTTTTACGCGACAGTGGCAATACAGTGACTTTGGTCGTTAAACGACGAGTACCCCTCAATATGAATACGGTCAGCAATAATCAGCATCAACATTCCCACAGCATGAGTAATGTTGGCCTCAACTCTCTACCAAATACAAATGGTACTGCCATGGTGGTTAATCCCACCAATCCGAATACAATGAGTCAACCAAATTCCTTAAATTCCTCGTTAATACAACATAATGGTCAGCCGGGACAACCCCCCATAAAGGTGACACTAACCAAGAATAGCAAAAAAGATGATTATGGTATTGTGTTGGGTTGTCGTTTGTTTATTAAGGAGATCTCCAGTAAAGCTCGCGATCAATTGGCCGCTAATGGTTATAGTTTGCAGGAGGGTGATGTTATAACACGCATACACAATACCAATTGTGCGGATACCATGAGTTTGAAGGAGGCTAAAAAGATTATAGATGGCTGTAAGGAACGTTTGAATTTGGTGGTTTTGCGTGATATCACCAATCAGCCTGCCACCACTATTGTTaatcaattaaataattccAATACCCAGCCTCAGAATATCTATGCCACACATCAACCTCAATTGTCGAACTGTAGCAATAACCTGGATGATCCGTATTTGAATGGTGGAGCCACATAttcgtcacaaaatttatatgtaCAACCTCCCACGCGTTCGTCTAACAATGGTCCGCCCAATGGTTTGAATGATGAGAAGAGTAATTTGACGCCACGTGGCCGTTCCAGAGGACCCATAATGGATGGAGTTTCCTTACAACAGCTGGATAGACCGGTCACTCCACCCAATGGTTCCACATCACGCTCACGCATAGATGAGCCACCCAGACCACCACCACCTCGAGGCCCCAATAATGCAGAAGATTTTTATAGTTCTCGCCGACAGCTGTACGAAGATGATCCTTTGACACGATCACGCCAATCGGCCGAACCCAGATTTATATCATTCCAAAAAGAGGGCAGTGTAGGCATACGTTTAACGGGTGGCAATGAAGCGGGCATTTTTGTAACAGCCGTTCAACCGGGCTCTCCAGCTTCCCTGCAAGGTCTTACACCAGGCGATAAGATCTTAAAGGTCAACGATATGGATATGCATGGTGTTACCAGAGAGGAAGCTGTTTTATTCTTACTCTCCCTGCAAGATCGCATCGATTTAATTGTCCAGTACTGTAAGGAAGAATACGATGAGGTGGTGAATAATCAACGTGGTGATTCGTTCCATATTAAGACTCATTTCCATTGCGATAATCCTTCTAAAGGTGAAATGGCTTTTAAAGCTGGTGATGTTTTTCGTGTTATAGACACGTTACATAATGGTGTTGTGGGTTCGTGGCAGGTGTTGAAGATCGGTCGTGGTCATCAGGAAATGCAAAGAGGTGTCATACCGAATAAGGCTAGAGCAGAGGAGTTGGCAACGGCACAATTTAATGCAACCAAAAAAGAGATGAATGCCAATGAGTCGAGAGGAAACTTTTTCAGAAGGCGAAG ATCCACTCACCGTCGTTCCAAGAGTTTATCACGTGAAAACTGGGATGACGTTGTCTTTTCCGACAGCATTTCCAAATTCCCAGCCTATGAACGTGTGGTCCTACGGCATCCCGGCTTTGTGCGTCCCGTTGTCATTTTTGGCCCCATCTCTGATTTGGCACGAGAAAAGCTGGCCAAAGATTATCCCGATAAATTCTCTACACCTCTACAGGATGATGATAAAACAACAAATGCCAAATGTCGCATTGTACGTCTCTCGAACATACGTGATATAATGGATCGTGGCAAACATGCTCTCTTGGACATAACGCCCAATGCAGTGGATCGTCTTAACTATGCTCAATTTTATCCCATTGTTCTATTCTGTAAGACGGATAGTAAACATGTCATCAAACAATTAAGACAGGGTATGCCCAAGGCAGCCCATAAGAGCTCAAAGAAATTGTTGGAACAATGTCAGAAATTGGAACGTGTTTGGTCGCACATCTTTAGCACACAAATTGTGTTGAACGATGAGGAGAGTTGGTATCGTAAATTGCGTGATGCCATTGATTTGCAACAGAGTGGTGCTGTGTGGATGTCTGAAACTAAG cctGTTGAGTCCTTATCCGACGATTTCCTATTCCCAATGACCTCCAATCGTTTATCGTATGCATCAAGTCCAGAATCCGATTTGGAATTAAGTCCTGGTCCATCAACATCATTATCTCTTGGCAATTTACCACAATTGGTTAAGTCGAGCTCAGATCCATCGATTGCCACTAATCAGGATAACTTGGATAGGGATAGAGACATAATTGGTGAAGGATTACCACCTCCATATACG ATTCCTTACGATCATTCCGCCCAGCCGCCACCGAATCGTCGCCAAACTATGGATACTTCGAAATATGGCGGTGGCTATGCTTCAAATTCGAATTTATTGAACTCGGATCCTTCAACACCCTCCACCCGGCCGCAATCATTGTATGGCATAAATGCCCCCGATTTGCCGCCACGCATAGATCGTCAATCCAAACCCGGAGATGTGCCAGTCCCCCCCAACAATGTCACCAACACTCCAAATACCACCAATACCCCCTCACGCTCTAATAGTTCAGGTGGCACCTTGGGACGTTCGGCCCAGGAAAGACTATTTGGCAAACCCATTGTTAGTGATGATGTGCAGGCTGAATACATTTCCAGAAATGCTGCCAACTCTAATAACCCAGATGCCATAGAACGTCATGGCATGACTTCGCTGGAGCGTCAAGCTCGCATGAATGCGGCCGTACAATCAAAACTACCCGGTGCTACAGCTCAACAGAATGGTTCCAGTTATGACAGTGTTTCCAGCTACGATTCATACAATGCCTCTCAATTGACAATGCAAAATTTGGGCCGTTTGGGTCCCAATGCCCCCGATGATCTCAAATCAGTGCCAAATGCCAA tgcTGGCAGACCTTTGCCTCCTGTTGTTATGACTTCGCAACAAGCCGATTATGCTCGTAGTACCCATGATCATCGTCAATACGCCGGTGCTAATGATCTTAATAGGCAAAGTAGTCCCGGTAGACCTCCATATCATGATATGAACGCTTCTAGAAATATTG aTCCCCGAAATGGCACACCACAACGTCCCTCGAATTTGGGTCTCGATGGTAGTCCACGTAAAGTTGAAACCAAAACTGATTATGGAAAATACag TCGTAATAATTCTGCCTCACAAGCTGATTACAATAAAATTCCCAAGCAAACGGGTGCACCACCAGCACATGGCATGGTTGTGCCACCACCAAATATTAATGGTAATATGAATGGCAATTCTACGCCCAATGGTTCGGGAGGACCCTTTAAACCAGTGCCACCACCCAAGCCGAAAAACTATAGGCCACCTTTGCAAAATGCCGGCAATGCTAATGGACCAAGTCAATGGGCCGAAAATGGG gaaCCTGGTTCTCCTCGTTCACCCAATGGCTTTTATTATCCTCCTGCTCCTCAGCATCATCATTATTCCCAACAAACTCCTGGATCTCCTCACACCGGTGCCAATATGCAGCCCACTTATGGCACCAATAATAATTATGGTCCTGCCACTACCCCGGGTTATCCACCAAATGCCAATGGCTATAATGGCAACCCCACTTCGCATCATTACAATGGAGGCAGTGGCACTGGACCCTATATAGCTCCTCATCGGGGCATGCCACCACCCATAG GTAATCTTCCTCCTCATACCCCGGAACGTCATGGCTTAGATTTGGCTGGCAGTCGTGAGCAACGTGGTTCAGCATTTGAATTATATCGTAAACCCCAAATTGGTACAGCTGGGCACCATCATAATATGAG CGAAATGGAGCCATATGATCAGCAAAGATACGATGATTATTATGCCATGCCACCGCCACAACATCCACCGCCACGTTCACGTTCTGTTCCCCGTTATGCCCATGAAATGCCACCTCCGCCCTCATCTCATGATCCCAATAATTATTATAGTTATGGGCCACCACCTCTGCCGCCGCCACATCCCTCAAATGTTCAACCACAGTACTACGGTGAGAATGAAATTCATCCACCACCACCATTGCCGCATAAGGTAAAAAAGAAATCCATGTTAAAGAGTCCCCTAACAGCCATTAAGAATGCGCTGATCAAGACCACAAAACCTTTAAGACGCATGAATAGCATGGCGGAAGCAGATCGTAAACCAAAATCGGGTCTAAGACGACAACATTCAATGTTGGAAAGAGGTATGCAAAGGCCATACTATCCCGATGAATATCCCACATATCCGGCCGGCTTTGATGAACGTTATCATAATGGTAGAGGACGCAGTGTGCCCGCATCTGCCATGAGGGGTAGTAGAGAACAGTATTATGAACaacaaaatcagcaaaattacAATCATGGCCATTATGGGCCACAGCAGGATGTTATGAATAGTACATACCAAAATTTAGAAACTGAAGATATTTATGGTCATATGGGCACAGTGCCAAGGACCGGGCGGGAACGTTCTTACAATGAGTTTAATAATGGCTATCCAGATCATGATGATCTTTATGCCAATAGAGCTTGTATCGACTTGGAAAGACGACAAGCTGAAGCTGCCAGTGCGGGACAGGGTAGAAGTGGTAGAAAAATTACTAGAAGACATAGCACTACGACAGCGGATCGTGCTGCTGGACGGCGACACCAAATGGCGCCCAATGGAGCTCAAGGTCCCTACCAACAAGATGATATTTATCAAAGTAAACAGGGAGCATATATGTTGGATAACCAACGTCGCGCCCCCAATTCAGAGGTTATGACCCGTAGAAGATTCTATCCGGGAGCCGCCAATGAACAAGTGGAAATACATGAGCCTATGTATCAGTCTAGACGAGAAATGCAACGTGAAAGACAAAATCATCACCTATATCAAACCAAACAGGAAATGCAAGAGCGTATTACCCAGGGTAAAAAGGACATAGAAAGGGAATTTACTCCCCCACATTCAGGTCAACCAGAGATAGATAATAAAACCGATAAAGATCCCATTTATCAGTCGAGGAGAGATATTAAAGAGAGTGCTTTAAAAACTAGGGCCCAATTGAGAGATCAAATCTATCAGACCAGAAGAGAGGCCCTAGATAGCATGGCTGAACCGGGTTATGTGTCAAAAAGAGATGTGGGCAGACCCGAACCGATTTATGAAACTAAAGAAGAGAGTATTTTGCAATCGAGAGAAAATGAAACCGatgaaaagaaagaagaaaagaCTGAAATACAAACACAAGCTGAAATCAATCATGAGGCTGAGGATGAAGAGACTCTAAGCAGATCAGAATTACAAAAATCCTCAGATACTGTTATAGAAAATACAGCTATAAACACTAACTCACCCAGGAAGTCCGCTCCTCTGGTACAAAGTGAAGATGATGATTTGGATGTGGATACAGCTAAAGATTTTGATAGATCAGAAATTCCCACGGTCATAGAAAACTGTCATAATCAGGGTATGTTAGAggaaacagaaaataatatgaATGAAACTCAGGATATGTCCGATGATGTTTTCGAAACACCCCAAGCGGTATCCTCTCCTTTAGTTATCGAAGGGCCACCCATAGAACCTTTAGAACCACCCAAGCCCACACTGCCTCTAACACCACGCACCAGTAGAGCACCTTTTCATATATCGAATATTTTAAAGAGAACTGGACCACCGCCATTAAAGAAATTAAGTGAAAGTCGCACCTCAATTGAAACACAATACACATCACAGGCCAGTTTGCCCGTAGGACCTCCCAATGCCACCAGTACACCCTATACCAGCAATATGTCATTGCCCATTGCCGGACCAGTACCAACATCTGCTCCAGCCGCTGCCAGCTCACCCGGTAATGGTTCATTCCCAACAGTGCCTCGAGAGCCTGCCACTTGTCGGGGTATTTTCGACTGTAAGGGCGGCACTTTAGCAGACAACATTTGGAATGTTTCGCTGCAAATACCACCGGGAGCCATAGCGCCGGGTGTTAGACAAGAAATCTATTTTACCGTCAGTGATCCACGTATGGGACAAGCTGTTGGTGGCCCACCCTTGGATATGGAAAATG GTGAAACCATGCTGTCACCGTTAGTAATGTGTGGTCCCCAGGGTCTGGAATTTCGAGTGCCCGTAACGCTTAATATACCCCATTGTGCGGGTAGAACAACATCATTGGGTTTAGCTTTGAAGGCCACCGATAGTGAAAAGAATATACACACCGAATGGGATAATATCGATTTACCCAGTAATGCTGCT